The genomic interval AGTGAGATTGGTTTTCAAATCTCTTTAAAGATAATGTTCAAATCTCAACTCCTTATATGTTATTCGATTATGcatttatttgataaaaagttattctatttttaaattcggtgtataaaacataatatatacattctttaaacgcttttttttttttttaattttaaattttaaatttttaaaatcaaattatattatataagaattttattagaTATCTTATTCAACttgtatatatgatttttttttttttttttttatgagaactTCTTTAAGATATGGCCTTCCAACTCATCTTTACAGAATCAACTTTGATTCTGTGCATAGGATCTTCAGAAATTTTTCATACACAAAATTAGATAAGTCACTTACTTCGCCAAGAAATCTGACCTCAAAGAATTGTTTGACTCGTATATATGATTTAACTTTAACAAAGCTTAGATTGTTTATATTTGAAATAGGATTTTGAAGCTTATGCTTATCCTAGAACATATTTATCCAATTTGGACGAATCTTGTGTATCTACGTGGTACAGACTACAGACAAACAaaacagtattttttttattcggaAAACAGTACATTTTGGAAAGTAGATAACTACATGTACATGATTTGGAATAGCTCCAGAAACTAGAAGCCCCTGGAAAATTGAAGAATTTAGTAAGACCATTGAAATTTGCACCACCTCCCTTCACATGGCCGGACGTTTATTTCCGTACAAGTGTTTGTTTTCAAACTGCTGGGTAAAACTCTAGCTTCCAGAACCAGGACTTTTCAATGGCTTGGATTGAGTCTACGGATGGGATTATACAATAACCTTGGTTGCCAGCAATCTAGATAGTCGATCGAATAtaaaactgaattgagttgagttaagatgaaaaaatattgttaaaatattattttttaatattattattattttaatatttgaaaaagttaaattgtttattatattttgtgttaaaattttaaaaaattataatgatgaattgagataagttaagatgatttggtaaccaaacgtacTAAATTATAATTGGATGACTAAATTATAATTGGATGGCTCTACAGCCACTGCTTGTAGCTCCCAACTACCGCTAGTTgattttgtgtgtttttatttttgactttttttatatgtattttttcaatacttttaaataatattaaaaaatttacaatattattaaaatatacttacttaatcattaagtaaaagaacaaacaaaaaaaaaaaaaaaaaaatccaacaagaGCTACATGTAGTATCCCAAacatttttcattataattatataagaaataaccccaaaattccaacaaaaagaaaaacatcccAAATATATGTATACTCTGTGTCGTAATAATTTTGTCCAATAAgacaagaaggaagaaagaggtAGAAGGTACTGAATCACGACAGAGGACATATAACAATATTcatacattattattagttaGAGATTCCGCGTTACAGCCGCGTATATGTTGCACTCACTCCTTTATTTTAGTCCCGTATAAAACTCCTACGTATTTCTGGTCTTTTCCACCCCCTTAATCCATAGTCCCCAACTCTTTAACCCTTTAAAAACGAGCAGCAAACAAGACTCGTTAACAACCACcacctcatctctctctctctctctctctctctctcgttggtCTTATTCTCTGGGATGTAAGATGTAAACAGTTTTGATTGTGAACTGAGTTACACTGCAGCAGTGGAAAACGGCTGCAGTTCACAGTACCATTGACAAGCTGGCGGAGTACGGCTTCAAAAGGTACCACTTTCAGACCATATCCGCAtggtttttaacttttctttatatatatatatatatatttacatatatgttTCTAACCTTACCCATATCTCTCAGAATCATATCAAAAGACCGAATCAAATATTTGGTTTCGTGTGTGaaatcatttttcctttgaaatgGTTCAATCGTTCACAGAAGCGCTTGCTACTTCCCAATAGGGTAGTATCGGTTTTTTGAAATTCtattaatactttgatttctTTCTTAACCGGATATGGATCATCACGTTTTGGTTTGCTGTGAGTTTGGAATTTTCTTGATACGAGTTCACTCATGTTTGCAAACTCAAAAAAGCTAGACACGAAGCATCTTTGATGTTTAGTTTAATGGTGTTTTATGCCGTTATGGAGCTTTCTCATATGGGGTTTGCTTCTTCATTTTTTGGTATGTAACCAGGAGAGTTTGTGAAGGAACGTTGTTCGGTGAAGCTTCCGGAGAGAAGCCGCTGGGATCACAACTCTGGCATCTTCTCAATCCAGTGCATGCGCTGGTCCTTCTTTTTCCAATCTCCGTTCGTGTTTGAGTTGGTCCCCGTCATTAGTTTCACGCCTTCCCATTGATTATGGCTAACTTTTGATTCAAAAAGGGGGAAAATTTCCTATGTAATCTACTTTTACTGAGAATTTTTCTGCCATCGTTCAAGTGTCGGCCATTAGAGATGTGAGCAGCAATAACATAGAAGGAAGAGGACAAAATCAGCAAAGGTGCAGTACTACCGTTTTCTTGAGGATTATGAGCCAGCGCATCTgctaaaatgataaaattcaaCTGCTTCACTTCACGTttcagaaggaagaagaaagataaGGTGAGAATCAGTTGAATTCTGAACCATATATGATATTGTTATTGGGAGTCATCTATCTTGTGATTTCCCAACTTCATCCATCTTTCCTTCGTTTGCTTTAGGGGGATGAGGAAACTCTGAAAGATGGTGAACGCAAGGGCTTGCAAACACTGCAAGTCAAGATTGAACAGCCGGTGAAATCGCCTGAGACTGAAGAGTTGAAATTGACCACTTTCAGCTTTGCAGTACCTCTTAGTATCCACGACAACTCTCAGTGCAGTGTCAAGATTATGAACCAGGAGAATCCTGTTTGGATTGAGACGGCAGAGATAGCTTATGAAGGTGAGGATGAGCATGAAGAGAACTCCCCAATCAAGAGGGATTTCTCTGGCATCGATCTCACAGCTCAAGAAGATATTTCTGGTGACAGAGACTTATATTCCAGAAACAAAAACATGGATTTCTCCGATGCATTTGATACTAGGGTGGAAGAACAATTTGATGACAAAGCtgagaaagagagtgaaaatggtATTGAGATGAGTAAAAGCGGACATGTTAGTGATCCCGGGATTGGGAAAGCAGAGTTCTGGACTTGCCCAAAGCTTCAGCGCTCCTGCTCCAACGTAGAATCAAGGAATGTGCTTAGGAAGATCGTTGATCAGTTGCCTCCCTCCAAGTCACAGTGTTTTGAAGAGTTGCAATATTTAACTGAAAAGGTGAGGGAGAAAGTTGAAACTGGCAGCCCCAGATCTGAAATAACCCACTTTAGTGCAGACAGAGTGATGCTAAAGAAGCATTCCTCAAGCCAAGTTCTCCCTCTAGGAGTAGAAGATTGTGGTGGAAATTGTTCCTCTGGAGCCATAGAAACTTGCATAATGCACGGACCCTGAAATCACGTCCACctcctgctgctgctgctgctttgCATCCGCAAGGTGGGTACTCTTCTGATACACTAGAACCAAACCAAGCTATCGAGTCGATCAAAATGGCATCACCTGGATCAGTGACTGGAGAATCTATGAACAAAGGACACAATAACAACAATAGTGATTACAAAAGCTTGAATACTTTTCAGTATGGAGTTTCTGGTTTGTGGCAGCAGAATCAATGGGTTGCCTTCTCTTCGGAACCATCACCCTTTGCAAGAGTGGATGAGTGGGTGAAAGATCTGGAAATCCAATATCCGCTTCCAGTAAATGATAACTGTGAAAATGAGGAGGATATTCTCTTCCCACCTTCTCCTAAGACTGCTAGATCACCAGCAAGAAGTACAACCAATTGATCCGTGGGCGGCATGAGATCAATCTTTCCGAGGAGATTTTGCATGCCAATAGTATCATCCAGTCTCTGAATTCATCATCAACTGTGGCTCACATCTCGGGTATTGGCTTAAAAGCTATCCCCACCATTTCAAGCTTCTCCAGGCTTCGATCTGTCAACTTGTCAAATAACTTCATAGGTAATGCTCCTagcccaaatttttttttcacaagttaCACAACTTAATTCATAATTGAGCTAATTGGTTGTGTTCTTCCTTGAACCGCAGTCCAAATTACTCCAGGATCTCTTCCAAAGGGCCTACACACACTCAATTTGTCAAGAAACAAGATCAGTACCATTGAAGGACTCAGAGAACTGACACGACTGCGGGTGCTTGATCTCAGTTACAACCGCATCTCTAGAATCGGACATGGTACTTATCCTAATTGTGCCTGTTCTAAAGCTTGAATATTATGTTATGGAAGATTAACAGTTCATCTCTGAACTCATCAAAAACAGTTCATCTCTGAACTCATTAAATATTCACTCTTGCTTTGGAATAATCAGGGCTGTCAAACTGTACATTAATTAAGGAGCTCTATCTTGCCGGGAACAGGATTAGTGAAGCTGAGGGGCTACATCGGCTATCGAAGTTAACAGTCCTGGAGCTGAGCTTCAACAAAATAACGACAACAAAAGCACTGGGCCAGCTTGTAGCCAACAACGACACTCTGCAGGCACTCAATCTGTTGGGAAATTCAATCCAGAGCAATATCAGTGATGACCAGCTGCGCAAAGCAGTTTGTGATCTCCTTCCAAAGCTAGTGTACCTGAACAAGCAGCCAATTAAATCTCAGAGAGCAAGAGAGGTCCTGACAGATAGTGTTGCCAAAGCTGCACTCGGGAACAGCAGTCCGAGCTCTTCTAGAAAAGCAGGGAAGAGAGTGAGCCAAGGCAGATCACTTTCCACCATTGGGCATAAGAGCAGTGCAAATGTTTCGCAAAAAAGCAGGAGCAGGTCAAAGAGTCGAACTCATCAGCACTTATCCCTAAAGATAGCGCCATCTGCACAGGTTGCTGCATCCCATTAGATGTTTTCACTTTCTTCTAAAATTTATTCAATACATAAGTTTTCTGAAGTTTTCAGGAACCGCATTTGTGGGTTTGGTGGTTGTGCGACTGTTGCAGACACGAAATGCAATGCAGTCTTGAGGTCTTTCGATTCTCGTTTGCTCTCATTCACTAAGGGTATGCACAAAATACTGTTCTCTCTTTTAGTCAAAATGGATTGCTGTGGCGTTAACTAGCACGTGCATTCACCTCTATGTTAATTTGACAATTCAAATTCTATTGGGAGCTCGATGCAACTAGTTTATACTAGTAGAGACTGTATCCTTGAAAAGTCCGGCTCAACCTGGTCAACTATAAACCATCTATAAACTTGATAGGAGCATGACATGAGTCCGTAAACATGTTTGGACTAGAAAGCACCGAGAATCTCTGACCCAAAGAAACGATTTTTTCCTTTGATTCTTTTTCGATTTCGATCATTATATATCATTCACGTCCATGAGAACATAGTCTTTTGTTTTCGAGTAGGATTGTAACCATTATTCAAAACAGTAAACTAtacacatcaaaacaaaatactagaAAACTAAGCCATGAGATcatggtcatatatatatataatttttttttataagtagaacaTGGTCATAGATTCAAAACAATCCGCAGAGAAAACTCTAACTTGAGAAAAATTAAGTTAATGCATTCCAGTGGTgtatataaataagaaatgccatatattttccaaaagatTGGTACAAGAACACAACACAAAGATGTCAAGTATCAATCCAAGATACCTCACGTATCTACAATGTGATCTGCCGTAATTATCCTTGTGTGAAGAGTGATAGGCCACAACGGTAGGAGGGCCTAAGAACGGCCTTAACGACCTCTAGATGCCTCTGTTCTGGCTCGGCTATCCCCCCTAGCCGAGCCATTCAACCCATCACAGACTAATTCACCAAACAAAACTAAGAACAGGCCATTACAGACTGATTCAGCAAACGAAAATCAGATTGTCCATCCCTAAATCATCTCTTCTCAATACCAAAACCCGGCTCCAGTTCGCGCATTTGAGCAAGTTTATAGAGTTTCTCGTTGAAAACCACCTGCGGGTCCTTCTTGATCAAAACCCCATTTTCATCATACGCGTCTTTCAAGAAAACAACCCAGTTCATCTCCGTTCCCGCCAAATAAAATGTCCTCGGCTGCTTCAAAAGCATCCGGTAAGTATGCTTATTTAAGCTCAACTCCTCTTTGAACTCCACAACGTGATGTATAGAAGCCCTCTTCTCCAATGTCAAGCTCAAGAACTCGTGCAAAACCCCGACCCTATACTTCTCCGCCTCCAACGTCCAAAGATCCAATCTCGACCCGTCCGAGTAGGGCGACACCAGCGGAAGCGTGTTCAAGAAATTGAGCTTCCTTGTATCGTCCTCGTCCAAATCCAGATCCTTTCCATGCTTCACTGGAAACTTAAACGCCCTCTTAACCTTATCCTCGTCGACTATAAATTCCCTCTCTAACGCACTCACTGCCAGCAATGGGTCCCAATTCAACAATTCAAGCACTCTCTTTCCATCTCCCTCAACTATAATCCGAAAATAGTTCGGATACTTGGCTACCCGGTCCCGAAAATCCTCCGGTATACCAAACAACGACCTACAATGGTAGATCTTGCTCAATGGAATACGCTTATTTGCGGACATCATGAGCAACTTGCGCACGATATTGACCCTATCGACCTCCATCGAGTCCGCGATCGCTCGCTCCTCTTCGAGCAAGTCCTCCATGAGCTCCGTGAACCCGAACCACATTTTGCCATCAGTGTGGCGGTAGGCCTGGAAGAGCAAAGGGTATTTCTCGATGAAGCGGGAGACCTTGCGGCCCGGGGGAAGCCGAGCTCCCGGTGGAGCTTGCCAGCATCGTCGAGGCGAAGGACATGTTCGGGCTGCTTGGAGAGGAAGTCCTTGGACTTGGTAACGAATCGTAAGAAGGCGTCGCGCTCGACGATGTGCTCTAAGTGAGAAATGCGATTGGGCTCCGATTGAACCAGTTGGGTGCGGGGACTTTCTTTCTTTGTGcgttttttcttgaattttttgggGGTTTTGGTGACCAGGAAGGAGGTGGAGAATGAAGAGCTGAGCAATTGCTTAGAGgtgttagggttagggttagggagTGGGCGTAACGAAGGCAGAGGAGCTAGGGATAGTGCTAGGGTTTTGGCGAGAGAGGAGTTGGGTCCATGTGTTTTGTGAAGGAGGAGACGCCAAGCCATGGAATTTTAGGATCTATTTGATTGGGGTTAATTACCGAGTATTTCATGCCCATActgtatacaaaaaaaaaaaaaaaaaaaaaatagagagtaTTTCAGAATTCGATAAAATCATAATGAAGaatgtaatttataaaacacatataataatttaaaaaattgctACTATCGATGAAagttatcaataaaaataattgattgattttttttctatatttttttatttaaaaattaagaaagtaattattagtaaattaatatttttttaatattttaaaaaataaattttcatcgGTCAAATTTCATCGGTATTTCACTTATCGTTCAAATTTCATCCCATCGATCTTACCAGCATTAGCTAATAATTTAAGACACTCCCAACATCCGAACTGACCCATGCCGTGCTAGAATAGATGGAAAAAGctctctccttctctccatGGTTATGAATAAAATGCTTTAGACTTTGTTTGAAAGTCAAACTcctctcaatttatctcaattcattattataatttttttaaattctaatataaaatataataaacaattcaactttttcaaatctcaaaataataataatattaaaaaataatattctaataatattttatcatttcaaatcaactcaactcaattcagtttaacattcaaacgcagcctATGTATTTTGGACGGACTTCTTGAGTTCTTTCTTTGAGAAATAGcattttctgtcttttttttgtCGAAAATTAGGAGGAAGAGCAAGTAAGATCTCTCAATTAGTTAaatccaaaacaataaaatgCAACGCATCTCACCTCATTATGACTCTCCTTTAAATGTGCAATGCAATATCTCATCTTGTTGCCATTGTATGTATTACTATTGTCAatcaaacttattttaacaaatcttattttttactgTAAAGAGACCTCGTAAATAGTTTGGACATTGTCTTAAATTTATCATCTCCACTTACCCTtactaatttaatatattttaattttttaaacgacaaaaaatatgtgaaacaGCAAGGAGTgatttggatttaaagatgagttgagatagattgtgaatattataataaaagttgaattatttattatattttgtgcagaaatttaaaaaaattgttttgaaatttgaaaattttgaattgtttattatattttatgtggaaatttgaaaaaattataataatgagataaaatgagttgaggtaagttttgaatgcaaacaaacGAGGTGTAACTTAATAacacaaaatttaagataaagattttgataaaaaaaaaaattaatgtgaatGTTACAAAGACAACGTAAGATAACCGGTCTTGCTGATGAAGAAAAAAGACAAGTAAATTGGTCGACAAGAATGAATGGGCTCAGGCatttaatatactaaaaaaGCAAACAGCAGTGGATTATTCTGTAATCTTTCCTCACAATCTTAATCATGTGGTTGTATAGTTATACTGTGACATCACATATGAAAATTGAATCTCATCCTGTACTTGTTTTCTTGGCTTGCTCTGCGCCTAAATTGCGTACTTACTTTTTTGATTCATAGCCCTATAAATTGCGTACTTACATGGCCCTATGAAAGCCTTACGGCTCCATAGTTGTTGTGGTTGATTCCACAAAGATTCTCGtgtttctctatctctctgttTTCTTGATTCTTCTGTTCAAAAATTATCAATCCCCCTTTCATGGTGGAGCTCTATGATGATTAATCAACACCCCGAAAATAAATACAGAATCCTTCTTCGAATGTAGCTTCTTCTTCCCCCCTCTCAAACTCATGATTGGATTGCTTGTCTCTTGAAGAAAGGTTTCTGGCAAATAAGAAGTCTCTCGTCACTATTACTTTCCATTTCTACAACTCGTGCATCCCACTTCAGCCTTGACGTAAGAGCTCTTGCTGATTCAATGAGGGGAGCTGTGTCACGGAAAATCACCCAACCCTGCAGCAATCACTAATGTCAGCATATATATCCTGATGGAGCAAATAGGAGCAAATAGAAAGCTGTCCGAGACAGCAACTAATATGAGCATCTTCAGTTTTGGTGGTATTTAGAATAATCAGCTCGCAAAACTCATTTGAATAATATAACCATCCAGGGTCTGTTTAATTATGgacaatcttttttatttacatttgttTTGAGGGTTTTATTTTCTCAAGCTGCACAATATTCTTGAGTTTGGTCTTCTTATACAGTCAAATGGTACAGCaaacaaattcaaataaaggTATAGATAGATATAGGTCAGTAGATTACGAACTCGTAACATTGGTTTTCATAAGATTTCAACTTACAAAAAGTTCAATCAATTAGACTACAGAACCTCAAGTCGATGCACATAGTGCCCCTCAATTTTTTTACATCTATTTATAAAGAGGCTTATATCGCTTTAAACACTAGAACAAAACTAATATGCAACTCGTAAAATAGAAAGATGAAAAATCATGTCTTGACGGTCTATCAGAAATCAGCAAAGAAGAACATGATAACAGAACAAGTGTACTGTAGAAGGATGCCAAAAATTTAGCCTCACAAAAATGGTATAGTTATAGACATAGGGAAACTCACCAATGGAAAAATGTTAACTGAATGCGATCTCATATAATTCTATGTAAATCAACTGCTTCAAGTATGTCTAATTGATATTTTACCACAACTTagcaattaataataaaataatcatgtcaCAATAACAATAAAAGCAGCATTTAGAGAGAACTATATGATTTGGTACCTCTGGACGAAGTAGTCGATCAATCTCAGAGAAAAGATCAAGCATGGTGCACCTGCGCTGCTGACCAATTTCAAGGGATAGAAGTCCTGCTGCATGGACCAAGTCATAAGTTCTCGGATATGTTGGAAAGGATTCACACctgaaagagaaatgaaattatatcaTAAGCACAAGTCGaaacaataaacaaacaatAGACTATTTACAATATTGTTAGACAGAAGAACAAGACAGTGGCCAACAGATAAAAGTATTCATTCCTTATAATCATACATTACTCGAAAAAATCATTCTGCAAAAATGCTCAGTTTTTATAGGTTCCTCGAACTGTATTTAGATTCTTGGAAGATGGCATATCCATTAGAATGTACCATGGTTTTAGGAAGCCTTTTCATCAATATTCCAAACTAACTCGAAAGCtccaaaatatttgaatgcTAAAAGTCATGTCACAAATACCGATTTAGAAACTAGGCAGCATTGTAATTCTCAACACATACATATTTGAGTTATAAAATTGGCAGGTAACCaccaaaaacttaaaataaatcaacagTTTCTAAATCAACACTTCCGCAAATGGACATGTAAAGCAAATGAAGTTCAACAGAAGGATTGTCAGGTCAAGCCCCTTTAAATGGTTATTATTTCTGCATTCtgttattgaaataaaattccAGGAAAAAGGTGACCAATGAATATCTGAAGGAC from Juglans microcarpa x Juglans regia isolate MS1-56 chromosome 4S, Jm3101_v1.0, whole genome shotgun sequence carries:
- the LOC121262967 gene encoding LOW QUALITY PROTEIN: protein WHAT'S THIS FACTOR 1 homolog, chloroplastic (The sequence of the model RefSeq protein was modified relative to this genomic sequence to represent the inferred CDS: inserted 1 base in 1 codon) gives rise to the protein MAWRLLLHKTHGPNSSLAKTLALSLAPLPSLRPLPNPNPNTSKQLLSSSFSTSFLVTKTPKKFKKKRTKKESPRTQLVQSEPNRISHLEHIVERDAFLRFVTKSKDFLSKQPEHVLRLDDAGKLHRELGFPXGRKVSRFIEKYPLLFQAYRHTDGKMWFGFTELMEDLLEEERAIADSMEVDRVNIVRKLLMMSANKRIPLSKIYHCRSLFGIPEDFRDRVAKYPNYFRIIVEGDGKRVLELLNWDPLLAVSALEREFIVDEDKVKRAFKFPVKHGKDLDLDEDDTRKLNFLNTLPLVSPYSDGSRLDLWTLEAEKYRVGVLHEFLSLTLEKRASIHHVVEFKEELSLNKHTYRMLLKQPRTFYLAGTEMNWVVFLKDAYDENGVLIKKDPQVVFNEKLYKLAQMRELEPGFGIEKR